GATTTAAGCAAAAAAACCTGTAAATGCAAGTTTTAAGGATCATCTTCAGGCAAAATCGGTCTTGATAAATTCCGATTCTCAATATATTCTGATTGTATCTACGAATGCCAATTAGCTCCCCATACCCATCCTGGACGCCTGCTTAAAGCATGCAGGCGTGACGGACACGAGATCGATATGGACAGCCTTGCACAATTCTCTGTCCAATGACCAACCAAAGGACCTCGTCATGCCCAGCATACCCTGGCGGCCAAGAGTCATCCTTCCCGGCCGCAGTGTTCGCCTGCCCGTGCAAGCCACCGACGACAACATCACCCTCACATCCGACCACTTTGAAACCATCGCCACCCGATGGTGCGAGCGGGACACCGCGCGCTACTACTACCTGCGATCCCCCCAAAAGCAAGGCGACTACACCCTCATCGCAACGCACAACGGCAACACCGCGGAAGCCACCATCCAGGTCCGCACCCTGGACAACCTGCGCCAGCCCCACACCTACAACGGCGCGCAATGGCCCCGCCGATGGCCTCTGGGCCAGAACTACCACCCCACCAAAACCCGACAAACGCTACAAAACGACCCCAAATCAGAACGAATCAACGAAGAAACCCTCGCCTGGTGGTCATCTCAACCCGACCATGTCCTCTGGTCGCAACTACCGCCCGCAGAACTACCCAAAGCGCACTTTGCCAACTGCCATCAGGGCTGTCCAAACTGCGGAACCGCCATCTTCAAATACAGCGGCTTCTATCCCTGGGAACGCAACCATCTCCCCTGCGATTTCAAATCGCAATGCCCCAACTGCGCCTCTATCTATCCCAGCAACAACCTCACAAAAGAAGACTATACCTCGGGCGAGTATGCAGACGACGGATACGGCTACTTCGACGCAGAAGGCCACATCTACCTCTTTGCCGCCACCTATCACCGCGACCAGTGCCGCGCCTATCACGCTGGCATCAACACACTCACAGACAGCCTCCGCACAGGCGACCTCGACGAAGAACGCACCCGTAAACTCGGCCTCATGCTCCTGCGCTACGCCACAGAAGAACTCTACCTCGCCTCGGTCCCCCAGTTCCGCTATGGACCCTCAAAAAGCGTAGAAGAACCCTGGGAATGGGGACAACCGGACTGGGCAGAAGAAACCGACCCCGTTGCCGCCCTGAGCAGAAAAGGCACCATCCGCTACAGCATCGACACCCCCTACCTCATCGAAAGCCTCGCCCTCGCCTACGACACAGCCTGGCCCCTCCTGAAAGAAGACACACAACTCGTCGAACGCGCACGGGCATTCGGCCTATCTCTGCAAAGCCCCGAAGACACCTGCCTACTCATCGAAGAAATGCTCGCCGCCCTCCTGCAGGTCACCCTGGATCGAGGTGCAGGCAGCAATCTACCGCGCGAAAGCCAGGGCGTCCTCATCCTCTTGCGCTGCCTGGACCGCGCCGACGCCCGGGACGTCATGGACTGGGTCTATGACGAAGGTCCCGACACCCTGCGCGTCTTCACCACCAATGACATCCTGCCCGACGGCACACCCCAGGAAGCCACAGGCGGATACAATGCCATCCACAGCGACGGCCTCTTCGACCTGGAATACCACCTCCGCAGCCTCCGCACTCAGCAACCCGACGCCTATCCGGAAACCCTGTACCCCTCGCTCTTCAAAGATCCGCGAGGCGCACGCGTCCCCCGGGCACTGTGCGAAATCACCATGATCGGAAAATCCTACTTCCAATTCGGTGACGGCTCTGCCCCCGGTTCTGCCGGCATCCAGACAAAAGACTCAATCCGTCTGGAAAACGACCTCTATCACGCGCCCATGAACGCCAGCGTACTGGAACGCGCCACAACCTTCACCAACGACCCACACATCGCAGAAATCCAATCCACCGTACAGAACAAACAGCACCGCGCACTCGGACCAACCATCCTCGACAGCGTCGGCATTGCCATCTTGCGCACACCCGAAGCCCCCGAACGAGCCGCCGTGGGCATAGCGTATGGCGACACCATGCACCATCGCCATCGAGACCTCCTGGACGTCCAGCTCTTCGCCTTTGACCGTCCCTTTCTCACAGACCTCGGCTATCCACAATCCTGGGCAAGCACATCGCCCTGGGAAGCCCATTGGGCAACTCACAACACCGTCTGGGCAGACCTGCCGCCCGGCGAATCCACCGGCTCGGGCCGTGGCCGCCTCGTCCGCGCCCTCTTCACCGACGGCATCCAGGTCCTGGATATCGAAGCCCACCGTTGGACACTCGACCCATCGGACGGATGGCGCAAAGTCGATATCACCTTCCGCCGCCTCATCGCCCTGATCGAAACCGATGGCGAAGGCATCGCCCTCCTCGACCTCTCGCGCATCACGGGCGGCGCAGAACACTGGCGCACCTGTCGCGGTCTGGAAGGCATATTCCAAACCGACAACGCCGACCTCAAACCCCAACCCGGCACAGTCGCCGGTCCCCACATCCAGCGCACCCAAACAGACAACCTGCCCCACCCGGACCACACCGCCCTCGCGTACATGGACAACATAACAACCGCTCAGGCACCACCGACCTTCCGGGGCACCTGGCAATCGCAAATCGAACCAGCCGTACATCTCGACCTCCATCAACTCAACATTTCTCCAAACACCCAGGTCCTCAACACCCGTGCGGCACAGGCCATGGGAACGCCCGAAGAATCCAACTACCTCTACCACCCCGTAATCTGGCGTCGCACACCCGACAACGACACCACCTGCATCGACCTCGTCTTCGAACCCCGACTCGGCAACCCCACCCTCGCCAGCACCACAGCCATACCATCGAACAACCCCACAGCCTCGGGCATCCACCTCACCACCGCAAAAGGCAAACAAATCGCCCTCTATTGGGCACCCAATGCTGGCCCGAATGACAAAACCCAATTCGAAAACGGCACCGTCCTCACAGGTGCCCTCGCAGTCGTCGCAAACGGTCAAATCTCAACCATGGGAGCAACCGCCTTTCAAAACGCCGAAACAACCCTCATAAATCCCCACGCACAACAAACTGGCCGAATCATCGCCCTCAACCGGGACACCTGCACCATCGACATCGAAGGCCTGCAAGACATCGCCGCGGGCGACCGCATCACCATCAACCCGGACGGCCGCGCACACAGCTACCGCATCGAAGCCGCCGAACAACTCGGCACCCACAGCCACCGCCTCACCCTGGACGTCACCTCAATCCTGGGACGCGCAAAAATCATCGCCATCGAAGACAACAAAATCGACCTCGGCTTTCACATCATGGCAAAATCCGGCAACCTCCACGGCACGCGCCTACAAACAGAAACCAGCGACAACTGGGCGGTCATAGAAAACGCCCACAATTCGAGCACCTGGCCCCCCGGAAAAATACGCACCACCATCTACCTTAGCCCGAACAATAACAAACTCCAGGACCTATCCCCCGGCACCTGGGTACAGGCCGTCGATTACGTAATTGGCGACACGATCCTCTTTGAACCCCTGTGCAGGGGATAGTGGACATTCTTCAGCCATTTTTTATATTGATAACCCATAAAAAGAAAGGAATCGCAATGGCCGTTGAAACACTACCCCTAACAGAAAATCAGATTGACCAATACCATCGAGACGGTTTCTTGCTCGCCTCGGGATTGATTCCCGAGGCTATTGCACGCACGGGTGAAGCCACAATGTGGGAAGTCATGGGCATGGACCCTGACGATTCGGGA
This genomic window from Gemmatimonadota bacterium contains:
- a CDS encoding heparinase II/III family protein, which produces MPSIPWRPRVILPGRSVRLPVQATDDNITLTSDHFETIATRWCERDTARYYYLRSPQKQGDYTLIATHNGNTAEATIQVRTLDNLRQPHTYNGAQWPRRWPLGQNYHPTKTRQTLQNDPKSERINEETLAWWSSQPDHVLWSQLPPAELPKAHFANCHQGCPNCGTAIFKYSGFYPWERNHLPCDFKSQCPNCASIYPSNNLTKEDYTSGEYADDGYGYFDAEGHIYLFAATYHRDQCRAYHAGINTLTDSLRTGDLDEERTRKLGLMLLRYATEELYLASVPQFRYGPSKSVEEPWEWGQPDWAEETDPVAALSRKGTIRYSIDTPYLIESLALAYDTAWPLLKEDTQLVERARAFGLSLQSPEDTCLLIEEMLAALLQVTLDRGAGSNLPRESQGVLILLRCLDRADARDVMDWVYDEGPDTLRVFTTNDILPDGTPQEATGGYNAIHSDGLFDLEYHLRSLRTQQPDAYPETLYPSLFKDPRGARVPRALCEITMIGKSYFQFGDGSAPGSAGIQTKDSIRLENDLYHAPMNASVLERATTFTNDPHIAEIQSTVQNKQHRALGPTILDSVGIAILRTPEAPERAAVGIAYGDTMHHRHRDLLDVQLFAFDRPFLTDLGYPQSWASTSPWEAHWATHNTVWADLPPGESTGSGRGRLVRALFTDGIQVLDIEAHRWTLDPSDGWRKVDITFRRLIALIETDGEGIALLDLSRITGGAEHWRTCRGLEGIFQTDNADLKPQPGTVAGPHIQRTQTDNLPHPDHTALAYMDNITTAQAPPTFRGTWQSQIEPAVHLDLHQLNISPNTQVLNTRAAQAMGTPEESNYLYHPVIWRRTPDNDTTCIDLVFEPRLGNPTLASTTAIPSNNPTASGIHLTTAKGKQIALYWAPNAGPNDKTQFENGTVLTGALAVVANGQISTMGATAFQNAETTLINPHAQQTGRIIALNRDTCTIDIEGLQDIAAGDRITINPDGRAHSYRIEAAEQLGTHSHRLTLDVTSILGRAKIIAIEDNKIDLGFHIMAKSGNLHGTRLQTETSDNWAVIENAHNSSTWPPGKIRTTIYLSPNNNKLQDLSPGTWVQAVDYVIGDTILFEPLCRG